The following proteins are encoded in a genomic region of Dermatophagoides farinae isolate YC_2012a chromosome 8, ASM2471394v1, whole genome shotgun sequence:
- the LOC124496302 gene encoding uncharacterized protein LOC124496302 translates to MMKMNKLSISVAITIISVLICTMEIKSTAAVEFFTDCGNGEFKYFSMDDCQIGQQDCFIPLNKTFYLHYIVIGNQNSKEIIANMTVIANQIREKRQINMCKLAPEMVTCPMIKGQRYQFFLEMSLSGIFHIGENSQILPVNFLIELFGDHGPIACADIKFAVTKT, encoded by the coding sequence atgatgaaaatgaataaattatcaatttctgTGGCCATAACGATCATATCGGTGTTGATCTGTACAatggaaatcaaatcaacggCAGCGGTCGAATTTTTTACCGATTGTGGTAATGgtgaattcaaatatttcagTATGGACGATTGTCAAATTGGACAGCAAGATTGTTTTATTCCATTGAATAAAACATTCTATTTACATTATATAGTGATTGGTAATCAGAATTCCAAAGAAATTATCGCTAATATGACTGTGATAGCGAATCAAATTCGTGAAAAAAGACAAATAAATATGTGTAAACTAGCGCCCGAAATGGTTACATGTCCAATGATAAAAGGCCAAcgatatcaattttttttggaaatgtCTTTAAGTGGTATATTCCACATTGGCGAAAATAGCCAGATATTACCGGTAAATTTTCTTATTGAACTTTTTGGCGATCATGGACCAATAGCATGTGCTGATATTAAATTCGCTGTTACCAAAACCTAA
- the LOC124496300 gene encoding LOW QUALITY PROTEIN: gastric triacylglycerol lipase (The sequence of the model RefSeq protein was modified relative to this genomic sequence to represent the inferred CDS: inserted 1 base in 1 codon), with translation MYLKFCKIDFVVVILSAIGNIFVIVQSGHNPQLANRTFGSSHQIIQVYVPDLDRNTEEVIVSRGFLAETYNITTDDGYILKVSRIVDPSDIMHAKKLQRKPMILGHGLFMSADSFLINSPILNTTDXPYGNNLGFSLMLTGRYDVWLVNYRGCEYSQQHVNISVTDYRFWQFTLDHMAQYDLPAVIRFVKNKTSYNGTIGYIGYSQGSTIGFALLASQPHYANIIEPFVALAPVVYLENSRSFYRYLARFVPLLRRRSHKFFLSTAFLNNLIIGSTCHWITPLCSFGLAIRFGFADQRNLNKSRAELYARWYGTSDWNIVQWGQIYLNNRFARFDYGSPELNRQYYGMKMNPDYDIKQISPNVKIIIIQSRNDDLSTIPDIERLRQQLQDVGIKSIDYKIIDDPRFTHLDFMYGMNAGKEYINALIDMLARYT, from the exons ATGTATCTGAAATTttgtaaaattgattttgtggTAGTGATTCTATCAGCGATTGGCAATATTTTTGTCATCGTTCAATCCGGTCACAATCCACAATTGGCGAATCGAACGTTTGGATCATCacatcaaatcattcaagTTTATGTTCCAGATCTTGATCGTAATACTGAAGAAGTGATTGTATCACGTGGATTTCTAGCTGAAACATACAATATAACAACCGATGATGGTTACATCTTGAAAGTTAGTCGAATTGTTGATCCAAGCGATATTATGCATGCTAAAAAATTACAACGAAAACCAATGATTCTTGGCCATGGTCTTTTTATGTCTGccgattcatttttaattaattcacCAATTTTGAATACCACCG TACCATATGGTAATAATTTAGGTTTTTCACTCATGTTAACCGGTCGCTATGATGTTTGGCTAGTGAATTATCGTGGTTGTGAATATAGTCAACAACATGTTAATATTTCCGTAACGGATTATAGATTTTGGCAATTTACATTGGATCATATGGCTCAATATGATTTACCTGCTGTTATAAGatttgtaaaaaataaaaccagtTATAATGGCACAATTGGATATATTGGTTATTCACAAGGTTCAACTATTGGATTTGCTTTGCTAGCTAGCCAACCACATTATGCAAACATAATCGAACCATTCGTTGCATTAGCACCTGTTGTTTATTTGGAAAATTCACGTTCATTTTATCGTTATCTTGCCAGATTTGTTCCCCTGTTACGACGTCGAagtcataaattttttctttctaccGCTTTTCTCAATAATCTAATTATCGGCAGTACTTGTCATTGGATAACACCATTGTGTTCATTTGGATTAGCCATCCGGTTTGGTTTCGCTGATCAACGTAATCTAAATAAAAGTCGTGCTGAATTATATGCACGTTGGTATGGAACTTCCGATTGGAATATTGTACAATGGGGTCAAATATATCTGAATAATCGTTTTGCACGATTCGATTATGGTTCACCAGAATTGAATCGTCAATATTATggtatgaaaatgaatcctGATTATGATATAAAACAAATATCACCGAatgtgaaaataatcatcatacaatcacgtaatgatgatttatcaaCCATACCGGATATTGAACGTTTAAGACAACAATTACAAGATGTTggcatcaaatcaattgattataaaattattgatgatccaCGTTTTACACATTTAGATTTTATGTATGGAATGAATGCTGGAAAAGAATATATCAATGCACTTATTGACATGCTAGCTCGTTATACTTGA
- the LOC124496301 gene encoding A disintegrin and metalloproteinase with thrombospondin motifs adt-2-like, with amino-acid sequence MHRKESLIRIDLVDIDDIEFEGKPIMGNHENHFGNIYLNLFLFYDEPLIRRFHHDKQKLYRFIYAVTNSASLSYNNLPMKQLAQFHFVILDIQQIHDSIKIDDKADGEQYRQSFRQFYQLNETMQQQRYAATILLTGYNFRFRRNKTDTQGLATVGHIACNRPMESFILVEARSYRTAFIMAHELGHVLSMYHDEEIPETSCSTNYIMSSTTGPGKTQFSICSYLQLKQYFLVMNEKTKKCFHYSPPATNVKMIQFPCNDHHHCPNNDLSITVDEQCKMALGETFRANILNIELVSICTKIQCTNNLVNIYIDPAIENTTCGPNKYCRGGKCI; translated from the coding sequence ATGCATCGAAAAGAATCATTAATACGTATCGATTTAgtcgatattgatgatattgaattcGAAGGTAAACCAATAATGGGAAatcatgaaaatcattttggaAATATTTATCTGAATCTATTCCTATTCTATGATGAACCATTAATACGAAgatttcatcatgataaacaaaaattatatcGATTCATATATGCTGTAACAAATTCtgcatcattatcatataataatctaccaatgaaacaattggctcaatttcattttgttataTTGGATATACAACAGATTCatgattcaattaaaattgatgataaagcTGATGGTGAACAATATAGGCAATCATTTCGACAATTTTATCAACTAAATGAAacaatgcaacaacaacgatatgCAGCCACTATATTATTGACTGGTtataattttcgttttcgtagAAATAAAACCGATACACAAGGTTTGGCCACCGTTGGTCATATTGCTTGTAATCGACCAATGGAATCATTCATATTGGTAGAAGCAAGAAGTTATCGTACCGCATTCATTATGGCACATGAATTAGGACATGTATTGAGTATGTATCATGATGAAGAAATACCGGAAACAAGTTGTAGTACAAATTATATTATGTCATCCACTACTGGTCCGGGAAAGACACAATTCTCTATATGTAGTTATttacaattgaaacaatattttttggttatgaatgaaaaaacgaaaaaatgttttcattattcaccACCAGCCACCAATGTAAAGATGATACAATTTCCAtgcaatgatcatcatcattgtcctaataatgatttatcaATCACCGTTGATGAACAATGTAAAATGGCATTAGGTGAAACATTTCGTGCAAACATTTTAAATATAGAATTAGTATCCATTTGTACGAAAATCCAGTGTACAAATAATTTGGTCAATATTTACATTGATCCAGCAATCGAAAATACAACATGTGGCCCGAATAAATATTGTCGTGGTGGTAAATGTATTTGA
- the LOC124496303 gene encoding uncharacterized protein LOC124496303 has product MSIFIHLATTTNTFNNNNNNKSKMCWETERKEEMWCCAASVAFFCPPLSVLLLYGCGKEFLLNCILTFLCYIPGFLHALCIVFCPDRINPKKKFLMTEQACRAREKAEYLARARAREEAAARQAVTTAPTNPPPPPPPPEIPQP; this is encoded by the exons ATgtcaatattcattcatttggccACGACGACAAatacattcaacaacaacaacaacaacaaatcgaaaATGTGCTGGGAAACGGAACGTAAAGAAGAAATGTGGTGTTGTGCTGCTTCGGTAGCGTTTTTTTGTCCACCACTTTCTGTTCTTTTATTATATGGTTGTGGAAAAGAATTCCTATTGAATTGTATTCTCACTTTTTTATGTTATATACCTGGATTTTTACATGCACTGTGTATTGTATTCTGTCCAGATCGTattaatccaaaaaaaaaatttctgatgACCGAG CAAGCATGTCGTGCTCGAGAAAAAGCTGAATATTTAGCACGTGCAAGAGCACGTGAAGAAGCTGCAGCTAGACAGGCCGTTACAACAGCTCCAACaaatccaccaccaccaccaccacctccaGAAATTCCACAACCCTAA
- the LOC124496304 gene encoding uncharacterized protein LOC124496304, which produces MCFKVIRRDELWCFASMVALFCPPLAVMMMTGCGIDFVLNCALTFLLWIPGFIHAYCIIYCPDHIDPNAKLQMTEAAIRWRARKEAERQAAAEQAQGIERL; this is translated from the exons atgTGTTTCAAAGTTATACGTCGTGATGAACTTTGGTGTTTTGCATCGATGGTAGCATTATTTTGTCCTCCTTTAgctgttatgatgatgacaggaTGTGGTATTGATTTTGTATTAAATTGTGCCCTGACATTTCTATTATGGATACCTGGTTTCATACACGCCTATTGTATCATCTATTGTCCTGATCATATTGATCCAAATGCTAAACTTCAAATGACTGAG GCTGCCATACGTTGGAGAGCTCGTAAAGAGGCTGAACGACAAGCGGCGGCTGAACAAGCTCAAGGTATTGAAcgattataa
- the papi gene encoding tudor and KH domain containing protein papi — protein sequence MTSEGSSSIKKKCIQYIHHMLFRMSCLSKSLFWFGGIGASLILAYGSIYLFANRDDDEDDFDDDDQFKFNKTGHVNDKDQSNKLFVHIDNGSDTMSDDSSIEIILLYKRVPNSVFEQNDCFIQIQYQTDTKIKEEKIIDNSFESDTEQESIGGTTVKYRNISIQGFHKNVMQASRRIDQLVRSVPPIECTKFEILSTKLPLIMGVNGSTIKSLTKCSGAEIRINQPAYNKQFITVDIYGTRDQIKMAYNLIEELLDQERRFHRQQSTSDQIQIINLDDDGDYDMLKSFETFELSSDLAIMGDNHPQYIQQQQLTTNDSSLETFIQHRTSLSMERISYMTESLDVIDDHDRSISPSILPPVQVFVSYIDNPSSFYVQINENRRSIRLDELMEKMKKFYSNIENQLACRCDRRTLKINDIVAIKVDDDNSAEKFYRGYIIDCLDGEKFSVFYGDFGITAQHSANSLFYLNDNFLTRLPFQAIRCSLNDIDHISPNEWSAEEIKYFRELTREGLWESVISIRCHEYRNDNNNDGRRIFLVEMFSKLPHQLMTKNVGKKLLQLLNRRKKSIQLNV from the coding sequence ATGACATCAGAaggatcatcatccatcaaaaaaaagtgtatCCAATACATTCATCACATGCTATTTAGAATGTCTTGTTTATCGAAAAGTTTATTCTGGTTCGGTGGTATTGGTGCATCATTGATTCTTGCTTATggttcaatttatttatttgctAATcgtgatgacgatgaagatgattttgatgatgatgatcaatttaaattcaataaaactGGTCATGTAAATGATAaagatcaatcaaataagcTTTTCGTGCATATTGATAATGGATCAGATACAATGTCGGAtgattcatcaattgaaattattttgctTTATAAACGTGTTCCAAATTCGGTATTCGAACAGAATGATTGTTTCATACAGATTCAATATCAAACTGATACGAAAattaaagaagaaaaaattattgataattcatTCGAAAGCGACACTGAACAAGAATCGATTGGTGGTACAACGGTCAAATATCGAAATATTTCAATACAAGGATTCCATAAAAATGTTATGCAAGCATCACGTCGTATTGATCAACTAGTCAGATCCGTCCCTCCAATTGAATGTACAAAATTCGAAATTCTATCGACTAAATTGCCATTAATAATGGGAGTGAATGGCAGTACGATTAAATCGTTGACAAAATGTTCTGGAGCtgaaattcgaatcaatcaacctgcttataataaacaatttatCACTGTTGATATTTATGGAACTCgtgatcaaattaaaatggCATATAATCTTATCGAAGAATTGTTGGATCAAGAACGACGAtttcatcgacaacaatcgACATctgatcaaattcaaataatcaaccttgatgatgacgggGATTATGATATGCTCAAATCATTcgaaacatttgaattgtcCAGTGATTTAGCCATTATGGGCGATAATCATCCCCaatatattcaacaacaacagctaaCAAccaatgattcatcattagagacattcattcaacatcgaacatcattatcaatggaaCGAATTTCCTATATGACTGAATCATTGGATGTGatcgatgatcatgatcgtTCAATTTCGCCATCAATATTGCCACCAGTTCAAgtgtttgtttcatatatCGATAATCCTAGCTCATTCTATGTgcaaatcaatgaaaataggCGTAGCATCCGTCTTGAtgaattgatggaaaaaatgaaaaaattttattcaaatatcGAGAATCAATTAGCATGTCGATGTGATCGTCGTACGTTGAAAATAAACGATATTGTCGCAATAAAagttgacgatgataattcagctgaaaaattttatcgtgGTTATATCATAGATTGTTTGGATggggaaaaattttcagtaTTCTATGGTGATTTTGGAATCACTGCTCAACATTCGGCAAATTCTTTGTTCtatttaaatgataattttctcaCTCGATTACCATTTCAAGCTATTCGATGTTCACTTAATGATATTGATCACATATCTCCAAACGAATGGTCTGCCGAAGAAATTAAATATTTTCGTGAATTAACACGTGAAGGTTTATGGGAATCGGTCATCAGTATTCGATGCCATGAATATCGTaacgacaataataatgatggacgGCGAATATTTCTGGTAGAAATGTTCAGTAAACTACCTCATcaattgatgacaaaaaatgttGGAAAGAAATTGTTGCAATTACTTaatcgacgaaaaaaaagtattcaACTCAATGTATGA
- the Csl4 gene encoding exosome component 1 Csl4: MAKMEDISKSDQAMIEDLNKPNILVMPGDCLLKHQSDIIASNGTYLKNGLIYSSVVGYIQITEQQESHPVNDDDNKDMATKTMEENNSSSSSLQNQITKRIVKVIRPGDRQIPFLEPGSIVTCRVIRITSSFAKCSICCIEDHILKQPYTGLIRLDDIHDGVSSQQQRLRQVNRCFHPGDIILARVIAAGDNHQFLLTTAAPELGVVVAVNDWNEPMIPLNSAEVLCQRTFSKETRKVANIDLIA; encoded by the coding sequence ATGGCTAAAATGGAAGATATTTCCAAATCAGATCAAGCTATGATAGAAGATTTGAATAAACCAAACATTCTTGTGATGCCTGGCGATTGTTTACTCAAACATCAAAGCGATATTATTGCTTCAAATGGTacatatttgaaaaatggtttgatttattcatccGTAGTTGGTTATATACAAATAACCGAACAACAAGAATCACATcctgtaaatgatgatgataataaagatatggcaacaaaaacaatggaagAAAACAatagctcatcatcatctttgcaGAATCAAATTACAAAGAGAATCGTAAAAGTTATAAGACCTGGTGATCGTCAAATACCATTTTTGGAACCAGGTTCAATTGTTACATGTCGTGTAATAAgaataacatcatcatttgctaAATGTAGTATATGCTGTATTGAAGATCATATACTTAAACAACCATATACTGGTTTAATTCGTTTGGACGATATTCATGATGGTGTTTCATCACAGCAGCAACGTTTACGACAAGTGAATCGTTGTTTTCATCCAGGTGATATCATACTTGCACGGGTTATAGCAGCTGgagataatcatcaattcttATTGACAACCGCTGCACCAGAACTTGGCGTTGTAGTTGCTGTAAATGATTGGAATGAACCAATGATACCATTGAATTCTGCTGAAGTTTTGTGTCAACGAACTTTTTCGaaagaaacaagaaaagtggccaatattgatttgattgccTAA
- the LOC124496090 gene encoding uncharacterized protein LOC124496090, translating to MSSINHLIMQTKMALINSNDGDTVAVTVAGDDDYHDHHFVTSLAKATISSSSSINQPTMDDAGNHNNQQQHIEQSSFVPNELIAKSFAKYYPEEANFWMYAMIVLGLAFIVFVAITIYKLCQPEKDGRSLKQQRSGSVPGTMTVGPPPTTIVS from the exons ATGTCTTCGAttaatcatttgataatgcaaacaaaaatggctCTAATTAATTCGAATGATGGTGATACTGTCGCAGTCACCGTCgccggtgatgatgattatcatgatcatcattttgtaacATCATTAGCTAAAGCCacaatctcatcatcatcatctataaaTCAACCAACGATGGATGATGCTGGTAACCataacaatcaacaacaacatatcgaacaatcatcatttgtaccGAATGAATTGATAGCAAAAAGTTTTGCTAAATATTATCCAg AGGAAGCAAACTTTTGGATGTATGCCATGATTGTATTAGGATTGGCTTTTATTGTATTTGTTGCCATCACTATCTATAAACTTTGCCAACCAGAAAAAGATGGCCGTTCattaaaacaacaaagatCTGGTTCTGTACCTGGAACGATGACTGTAGGTCCACCGCCGACGACAATTGTTTcctaa
- the LOC124495434 gene encoding uncharacterized protein LOC124495434, producing MSKFNDLNSDKQILYLVQWFAEFSEFQRQDFLLDHLCPIYRNFFQQNLFTGSNHDDNNNDGAQEETVKQNGSKLEKETNGETLIDNNDESSKLADNMNESLKISKKPPSIFECRMKLFKEWFLNQWQDQDRIEFLLRLKNVDSEFVMDFYRRLLSDENISNLTTFQSIIENDDNRKRLVERLDMMNMAIFTTKKSNVLEHSQQQQQQIDLTVNGFSSSESKPDLLANCHSAIQQQQESTNNVDENTNNSQEENLIVTDEHSNIDHDNNTTPDLLA from the exons ATGTCAAAATTTAACGATTTAAATTCAGACAAACAAATCCTTTATTTAGTACAATGGTTTGCTGAATTTAGTGAATTTCAACGACAAGATTTTCTTTTGGATCATCTGTGTCCAAtttatcgaaattttttccaacaaaatttatttactGGTTCCAATCACGacgataataacaatgatggtgCACAGGAAGAAACAGTCAAACAAAATGGttcaaaattggaaaaagaaaCCAATGGTGAAACtttaattgataataatgatgaaagttCCAAATTAGCTGATAATATGAACGAATCGTTAA aaatttccaaaaaaccaccatcaatatttgaatgtcgaatgaaattattcaaagAATGGTTCTTGAATCAATGGCAAGATCAggatcgaattgaatttttattgcgattgaaaaatgttgattcaGAATTTGTAATGGATTTTTATAGACGATTACTTAGTGacgaaaatatttcaaatctTACAACattccaatcaatcattgaaaatgatgataatcgtaaACGTTTAGTTGAACGTTTagatatgatgaatatggccatttttactacgaaaaaatcaaatgtacTTGAACATtcccaacaacaacaacaacagattgATCTAACAGTAAATGGTTTCAGCAGCTCAGAATCGAAACCTGATTTATTGGCCAATTGTCATAGTGccatccaacaacaacaagaatcaacGAATAATGTGGATGAAAATACCAACAACAGCCAAGAAGAAAATCTGATCGTCACCGATGAACATTCCAATATCGATCATGATAACAATACAACTCCTGATCTTTTagcttga
- the LOC124496086 gene encoding 23 kDa integral membrane protein translates to MATCGGALVKLALVLFNLALLCIGIFLTYTGFSIFDKNDQDWDVIVQTNFRTGSIVLIIFGILIALIAAIGAFGACLESSTLLDVYGYIIFFLVIGEIVLFYYSFKYKDELTTNLETGIKKAIQRYPGDSKLAYGLQLIQKFFRCCGFEGPNDYPSGDLPASCCDQMSKVSVQNPAASCPRNQIIFDHGCKNSPFIESTLGSVTYAAYALILLQLIVILMACCLSRDLRAI, encoded by the exons ATGGCTACCTGTGGTGGAGCTTTGGTCAAATTGGCCTTGGTATTGTTTAACCTGGCCTTATTG tGTATCGGAATTTTTCTCACCTATACTGgcttttcaattttcgacAAAAATGATCAAGATTGGGACGTTATTGTTCAGACAAACTTCAGAACAGGTTccattgttttgattatttttggtATATTGATCGCTTTGATTGCCGCTATTGGCGCCTTTGGTGCCTGTCTTGAAAGTAGCACTCTATTGGACGTTTATGGTtatataattttctttttggttaTTGGAGAAATCGTCCTGTTTTATTATAGCTTCAAATACAAAGATGAGTTAACAACAAACCTTGAAACGGGCATAAAGAAAGCCATACAACGATATCCTGGTGATTCAAAATTAGCTTATGGCCTTCAATTGATACAGAAATTTTTCCGTTGCTGTGGTTTCGAAGGTCCCAATGATTATCCTTCTGGTGATCTTCCTGCTAGTTGTTGCGATCAAATGTCCAAAGTATCGGTACAAAATCCAGCAGCCAGTTGTCCACGAAATCAgataatttttgatcatgGATGTAAAAATTCaccattcattgaatcaacatTGGGTTCGGTTACATATGCTGCATATGCATTGATTCTACTACAATTAATCGTTATTTTAATGGCTTGTTGCCTTTCACGAGATCTTCGAGCTATTTAA
- the LOC124496085 gene encoding motile sperm domain-containing protein 2, producing MPSGSNSIDLSIMIERIRERLEREFGENETLYHPNDIERIRTDSWQIERYIEEYHHNEDKAYDAIVKTLKWRKSERVNEIRETDFFKEMWTFTSVEIHGHDRQGRVLHWVTLQNITVPKDIMDLGFRFTLYISEQIDKLAGRKGCTTVVNVRHAGLRNFQIDIIRMLLTIPQHYPGLVRMFLVVDQPYLLRTVINILLNVVDEKIRKRMAFISNADLTKYVDPKLIPKSMNGMRTKLFQPTNIPSVKDCYERLGLGMKICDEVDKALNIVKKHLI from the coding sequence ATGCCTTCCGGATCAAATTCCATCGATTTATCGATTATGATCGAAAGAATTCGTGAACGTTTGGAACGAGAATTTGGCGAAAATGAAACGTTATATCATCCGAATGATATCGAAAGAATTCGTACGGATTCATGGCAAATAGAACGTTATATTGaagaatatcatcataatgaagaTAAAGCTTATGATGCGATCgtaaaaacattgaaatggaGAAAATCTGAACgtgtgaatgaaattcgtgaaaccgatttttttaaagaaatgTGGACATTTACCAGTGTGGAAATTCATGGCCATGATCGTCAAGGACGTGTTCTACATTGGGTAACATTACAAAATATTACCGTACCAAAAGATATTATGGATTTGGGATTCCGATTCACTCTCTACATTTCTGAACAAATAGATAAATTGGCTGGACGTAAAGGCTGTACGACAGTGGTCAATGTTCGCCACGCTGGTTTACGtaattttcaaatagatATAATACGAATGCTTCTAACCATTCCACAACATTATCCTGGTTTAGTACGAATGTTTTTAGTCGTTGATCAACCATATTTATTACGAACTGTAATAAATATTTTACTCAACGtggttgatgaaaaaatacgCAAACGAATGGCATTCATATCGAACGCAGATCTGACAAAATATGTCGATCCAAAATTGAttccaaaatcaatgaatggtatgcgaacaaaattatttcaaccAACAAATATACCATCAGTAAAAGATTGTTATGAACGTTTAGGATTAGGAATGAAAATCTGTGATGAAGTGGATAAAGCGTTGAACATTgttaaaaaacatttaatttga
- the LOC124495353 gene encoding uncharacterized protein LOC124495353, producing MKNYYNTTSIQKQQQNDRPSLRLNVNVDSSLNRRSKSSSSSPLTATRSNYSPFFSLNYNAERLFPLRKKIYIGKIKHIHNRTSDDDDYYDDDDDYPEHFKWIDYGNMKPKQIEAIKSFCCNQSILFILALIIYALWHSVFYKNLNDLDRQTIEFWFTDFNEIQTKNLIEQFKHQRRLSNDKIELFDSWIIMIVLFSSMIFIFGMVAMCYRSHNNTRAMKIYRWIVIPMLIIIIIALLVFTMFLFKFWIRFANGSSIRFIYDHYNDHDNHRWLMIYVHHTNQWLNCCDWFYLLHQQVSHNNNNNSNNIQHGHSMNDTIPLSCCKELNHYDHSWNSLKYFFPQQQQRQQQQRQQQNNITNNSSSIENNNNNDDDNDQNLWCSAAKILPSFERQCALSPMIVIMIILLVVTQSILIIDISRLVSISIDL from the exons atgaaaaattactATAATACTACAAGTAtacaaaaacagcaacaaaacgATCGGCCTAGTTTAAGGCTTAATGTTAatgttgattcatcattgaatcgacgatccaaatcatcatcatcatcaccattaacGGCAACAAGATCAAATTATTCACCATTTTTTAGTCTAAATTATAATGCTGAAAGATTATTTCCtttgagaaaaaagatttatattggaaaaataaaacatatCCACAACAGAActagtgatgatgacgattattatgatgatgatgatgattatcctGAACATTTCAAATGGATTGATTATGGTAATATGAAACCAAAACAGATTGAAGCAATTAAATCGTTTTGttgtaatcaatcaattctgtTT ATTTTAGCATTAATTATTTACGCATTATGGCATTCAGTATTCTATAAAAATCTCAATGATTTAGATCgacaaacaattgaattttggttTACGgattttaatgaaattcaaacaaaaaatttgattgaacaatttaAACATCAACGGCGTCTttctaatgataaaattgaattgtttgattcatGGATCATAATGATCGTACTGTTTAGTAGTATGATTTTCATATTCGGAATGGTTGCAATGTGCTATCGGAGCCATAATAATACCAGAGCGATGAAAATCTATCGATGGATTGTTATACCaatgttgattataataatcattgcaTTACTTGTATTCACAATGTTTCTATTTAAATTTTGGATTCGTTTTGCTAATGGATCTTCCATAAGATTCatttatgatcattataatgatcatgataatcatcgatgGCTAATGATTTATGTTCATCATACAAATCAATGGCTCAATTGTTGTGATTGGTTTTATCTGTTACATCAACAAGTTtctcacaacaacaacaacaacagcaacaacatacAACATGgacattcaatgaatgatacaATTCCATTATCATGTTGTAAAGAACtgaatcattatgatcattcatggaattcattgaaatatttttttccacaacaacaacaacgacaacaacaacaacgacagcaACAGAATAATATAAcgaataattcatcatccattgaaaataataataacaatgatgatgataatgatcaaaatcttTGGTGTTCGGCGGCAAAAATTCTACCATCATTTGAAAGACAATGTGCACTATCACCAATGATtgttataatgattattttacTTGTTGTAACACAATCGATACTTATTATCGATATAAGTCGATTGGTTTCCATCAGTATTGATCTATAA